A stretch of DNA from Cytophagia bacterium CHB2:
ATGCCACGGCAACGAACGGCCGAATAATGGGATGCTCGGATTCGCCGGTGCGGTAAGCTGTCTCGAGTTCGCATGCGAGGAAATCCAGCTCGCGTTCGATTTCAGTTGCGTTGCGGTCGCGCTGCAAATCACTCAAATTATCCACGTAGCGGCAAAAGCCGTAAGCGGCGAACGTGGCCCAGCGTTTTTCTTGCGGCAACAAACGGGTGGAGAGATAAAAGCTTTTGGAATAGTTGGCGGTCAACTTGCGTGAATACTCAAACGCGCTGCGCTGCGATTTTTCAAGCCAAAATTTCATAATGTTCCCGGATGCTTGGGCTAAGCGAGAAAGGCAAAGCCTTAGCCCAATCGTTCCTCAATCCAACACACCTTCACTCAACCTTTCAAATTGCGATATATTAAAATCAGAGAGTATGACTCTCTCGGTCGTTTCCGCCGTGAGCAACACGCCGGGCACACCCGCGCCCGGATGCGTGCTCGCGCCGACAAAATAGAGGTTCGCGATATCTTCACTGCGATTGTGGGGCCTGAAATAGGCCGTTTGCGTGAGCTTCGGCTCGACACCCCAGGCGCTGCCGAGATGCGAATTCCGCCGGCGTTTGAAATCGAGCGGCGTAAAAATTTCCAGCACCTCGAGGTTCTGGCGCAGATCGCGCAAGCCAAAATCATCTTCTAAAAACTTCAAAATCTTTTCTGCAAAGGGTTGTGCCCTCGTGTGCCAATCAACCTCGCCGGCGAGGTTCGGAACCGGGATTAACACATACATGCTCTCGCCGCCGGGCGGCGCCATCGAGGGATCGGTGCGGGTGGGCGCATGCAAATACATCGAAAAATCAT
This window harbors:
- the crtI gene encoding phytoene desaturase, producing SVYLMIPYLEKTGGVWFSKGGMYSLVQALEKVFWEIGGRLETGAEVSEIVVKNGRTTGVMAKGTFYAADAVVSNADWAHTHRDLIQPAHRRKWTNRKVEKLDYAMSAFLLYLGVRKQYPQLLHHTLILSPRYRELVKDIFDRKILPDDFSMYLHAPTRTDPSMAPPGGESMYVLIPVPNLAGEVDWHTRAQPFAEKILKFLEDDFGLRDLRQNLEVLEIFTPLDFKRRRNSHLGSAWGVEPKLTQTAYFRPHNRSEDIANLYFVGASTHPGAGVPGVLLTAETTERVILSDFNISQFERLSEGVLD